The nucleotide sequence gaaaaatgtaaaattaaatattcgaaaatttcttccatttttataaaaaatatttctagtatTGATATGGATGGTATATATTTTGAGCTCTTATGTTTACAAATGTTCTAATAAGTTCAGAAAATGTATTTGGTGATAAAAACTTACTTCTGTATCTTCGGGACCCAGTATAGAAATGTAGTAATCATGAAAGCTCCACAGTCTATGAATGGGATATAAATGTTTCGCTCTCCATCTatcatatttgaataatttcactGCGATACATAAAAACACGTACAAATCAATACaatgacaataataaatgaacAAACACGATgttattgtaacaatttttataagaaCCAAAGAAATCGATGCAGCCATACAGAAATGTTAATCGTAAAAATTTTTCATCCGCTTGCTATGGACACTATAAATTAGATTCCAAACGAACATATAGAGAAGCACCATGGTTCCGATATTAAAATGAAGAAGCAGGAAATATGTCTATCATTATAAGGGAGATTTGAGACTGCTCACAACTCTTGTGATGCATCTTCAATAAAAAACACCAGAGATAGTTGACCACTCTACAATTTGAAGTCATAAGGTCAGGAATTTTTCTCGCTTATGGACGTGCGCTACTTAATAAACACCGGAGAAATACAATATGGCAGAGCTGATATGGAGCCATAATGGCTGAAATGATGTACTCTGGGCTGGTGTTTGagtgaaaataatttctacatGAGTTGGTGAATGATATCTGCAAGGTCCAGCACATTTGGGTGCACGGTCACTTCAGCAGCATGGGTAATAACAAAGCTGATTCGCTTTACTGAACTGGGATTACCCAATGGTACTTCTGGTCTATCAGAAGGCCTATATGCGCAAAATCTTCTAACCACCTATGCATATTAACTTTGAACTATggcccaaaaattagttattgatGTTAAAAGATGTATAGATGATAGATTATAACATGTGGCTCAggaatatgaaaaagaaaagattgGATATGTTGTTTAGAACTAcatcaaatttttccaaaaaaaagctgtaaaaaaattacaataaacaaGAAGTTAAAAAATGTGATGGATGGATATTAGGATCCGAAAGAGGTGTTTGTTAACGtaatctaatattttattgaaaaatttcttacCAGGGTCCGTTGGAAGTTCCAGCATATTTCCTATAATCGGTAGCTCCCTAACTCCCGGGATTTTCATTACATATTTCCAATGATTATGATACGCCCATATTTTGTAAATCAATGTCAAAATAAGCAGGAATACAAATGTCGACAACAACATAATTTCTGTTGTATAAATATAACTGATCTGTTCTGTTGCtttaatttgtttgttatatCATATTATCTactgtaataaaaacaaattatgaacTTCTTAACGTTCATAAGTCAAAAGTGTCAAGATAAATGTTTATGAATTGCGTTATTGAATAATTGTATAAagtacatataaataaaatccacAGAATTTAGAACAACTCGTTTCATGGACAGAACAAAGGTAGTGAtcattttgattgaattaattCAGAAAATGGATTCTGGATGAGAAAATGGCGTTACTCATATAGGTTTAGCTACAATTTTATTCACAGAAAATAGAATAACTAAAAATTTCGTAAAGCTCTCCATTACGGTCAGTCCTAACTTGAGTAACCATGTCCGCCTGGTTTTATATGTTTAGCCAGAAATTGTGTACAGTATCTATCTTGATAGATGGATTTTGATGACAGTTCACAAGAAGCAGGAGCAATTTAGACGTGGAAATGAGACAGTTAAGAACAGAAGACGATCTCAAAATATGCTAAAAGTGGTCAAATTTGCacgtcaaaaagaaaaaaaagacaGCTTAATAGATGATTTGCAAATGAAATGAGTAAGTGACATATTTGATCAGACATATTTTACTGATaaacaaagagaaaatataattgtatttaCACGAAATTTAGAGATTGTCCTCACGAAGATCTGAATTTCTATATGGAGATTTGGTTTTCATTTATGTCTATCGCAtcgaaaaatttagtaaaaactcGCCCATCAATAAAAGTCTAAAATCAAGGTGATGGTCATTGTTTCCTTTCATTATATGGACATATATCAATCAGAATTGGTTGAAGAGAAACTATGGGAAATTCAGAATTTGACAAGCTACGTTTGTGAAACGTTACAGACCTAAAAAATGGACCAACTACTTTATCTGTTTTTCATAACAACGCGTCTATTTTAATTCATGATATTTCggagataatttttaattatgtatgTTTTCGAAAAggtaattttcgaaattcacaataaattatattctcCTTTTCCAGTTTCCTAAAATCAAACATTAATGTAGAgataaacaacaacaaaacaGAGATGATGAAGGAGAAACGATAAGAATATGGaacttttatagaaaatgaagaagatatGGAATAAGAACtaaagtgaaatatttcgatttcaatatattaggaaatgagaaaaagaaaatacgaGAAAGCAGGTTCTATTGATAGgagaatatttaataatatgattttatgattttaatgCCACATACCTTCCAAACAACCAATGCTAGGTAACGGTCACTATTGTTTAGATTGAATAGAGTTTTGTACTCAATAAAACTACCTTCTCTAAAATGTCACGTCCTACAAATTACATTGATTGATTGAATATAAATACTCCCTACGAATCTCAAAAATATCTCTAATATATATCGTTGATACAAATGGTCAAGGATGGTTCTCAGCGGAAATATGAAGCTATAATGTTTTTTTCCAGAATTAACTGATTTATAGTCTGCtcctttttcaatttatttgaacaaaacgAGACAAAATTGTCTAAGAGACCTTTACATCAAAGTTTCATAGTAATGGTCTTATTAgcattgaatttatttgttattggatcattaatttcacaaaattatattcataaacTCTACGCAAGCAAGTAATTATGGATAATAAAGTagttttaattgattaaaaaaataaaattttgacatttgtaaACATTACGTAACTTGTCTTATTCGTATCTACTTACATTCAtgtttattaacataaaaactCTCACCATTTTATCAATCTAATGACATTCTCATACATAATTTaaagagtttttttattaagtttataCTAACTTGGTTGGTTCAAACCGTTTTCTTCTTTATCCCCATATATAGAGAAAAAGGGAAGCGAATTGTAAATGCTATTGTATCACTGAAAATTCAGACAAGAATTTATAatagaaggttttttttttctgtttgtaaaGACAAAACGACCACAATGTCACTCTAAAGCAGCGTTTCTCAAACTTTTATGATGGCGGAGCCCCTATATAGTCAAATATGACGAAACCACGTATgatatttagttgaaaaaatgtaaaaataagtaagagtaaaataaaaataataaaaccaagtgaaaaatgcatatttttatttttagcgtGTATATAACAAGACTAATGTGATGGATGatattgcattttatttttacaaatttcttccAAGCGGTTGCGGgcttttgatgaaaatatatgaagaaaattctGTTTCGCAAAGGTATGTGCTTACAAATGGTAAAAGGACGAAAATAGCTTTTTTGTCAACTCTGGATACTCCTCTTTAAGGCTGCACCAAAACTCTGCTATTGGTTGATTCTCCAACTTTAGTTTTAGTGAAGAATCGGAAGTCAATTCTATAAGTTTTTAATATTCTTGAAAGCATAAAGTTGGAAGCTTTTCATTTATAAGAAAAGGATTTTTAACCCATAAATACTTTTCCAGATTGGTATCCAATTCATTAAGAAAGTACTGTGTTACCGAACTTCCCATGTTTCTAAGATGATTAGCAATATCAGTAACTATTTCTTGAGGTAATTCTTCCGTATTCGTCTCTTCACAAAAATCCTTTAATGTCGGAAAACAATCACTTTCGACGCTACTCAGCCAAAATTGTAATTTCCTTTTAAAAgatctttttttatcatttgctGTAAACACTGTGACAAATTAACATAGGTAAGTCTAAACAAACAGTGTTTATCAATTAATCTGCTCTGTAAATCAAAAGGATGTTCCAAAAGAAAAGCGTGAACTTCGGCTCGTAACTCAAACAATCGAAGTAGTATTTTACCTAGAGATAGCCATCGAACTTCTGTGTGAAGTAGTAGAGAAGTATGAAGGCTTCCCATATCATCGCACAAGATTTTAAACAGTGTCATGTTTAACAGTCGAGACTTTATTATTCGAACAGACTCTTCGAGGacagtttttaatgaaactGGCATATTTATAACGGTTAATGCCTGACGATGAATTATACATTGACTTGAAACGGCACCGGCAGTTTTTCCAACCATAGCTTTTGCCCCATCAGTGCAAACATCAATACAGTTGTCccataaaatatcatttttaataaaatacttgTTAACCAAGTTAAAAATTTCAGCCCCAGTAGTGTTACTTTCTAACGCCTCACAAATTAAAAGATCCTCCTCTATAGAACGCTCGAACTCATACCGAACAAATACAAGCAATACTGCCAGCCCTGCTACGTCAGTGGGCTCGTCCGTTTGTAGAGGGAAAACGGGAAAATAACTCTGTTTTCACGAAATCTGATAAGTCTCTTATACGGCGAGCCACTGTATCATCTGAAAGTGGAATCTTTAACACCCCTTTTGCAGCTTTTTCATCAAACATACATTTCACCATTTCAATTGCACACGGCTTTATGAGCTTCTCTGCTATGGTATGGGCTTCACCAGCCATTgcaattttgtatgaaacaatATAGGATGCCTCAGTTGCATTTTCATTAACAGTTTGCGATGCGTGGCGCatgaatatttttgactttaacAATTGTTCTCGCTTTCGTTCAACAAAGTTTACCTTTTTGTCCTTGTATTCTGGATGCAAAGTTTGGAAATGGCAAAGCAGTTTGGCAGGATACATGGAGCTGTTCGgtgaaattttattacatagAACAAGCCTAAAGTATCTTTATATTTAAACTATTATTATGTTGTAAAAGCTAAGTAATATAGAGCATATTCTgaataaaaactggaaaatttgatgatttttttgaaaaaattcaatacttGGATGTAATTGATTTGTAACAAGTACATAAATTATCGCATCATTGCTATTGGTATCGTGTATTTGAGTTCTGCAAGACTATTTGTCTGTATCgtacataatttattattgagatAATCCCAGCAAAAAACAACCAACGGTTAAAGGTTTGTAGATCTAACTGGCCACTCAATTCCACCTCTTTCGTTAGTTCATTTATTGGGAAAAGGACCCATGAGTTTACTCATTCAGCTGGAAACAGACAATTTCATTGAGGACACTTGCACTCATCTGAATATATTTCGGTGTTGATACCTATCTTCTTAGAATATTGAGTTATTGTCTCGTTTTCATCTCTTCGTTCAAAGATCTATCTCGATTCTGTTCAGCTCAATTGAAAGTTATACTTAACTCATAAAGTGCAGTGCAAAACGGCATTAGACCTTATTACCCAGTTTTAATCGGCTTCAACGGtgtgcaatttttttctttaatagttcACATATGCATGTTCTTTGAATTTTagagtattttttgaaaattaggcAACTGAGGATACCCTTGattaaaaatggtaaatattCTATCCATATATGAGTATTAATTTTGCAAGTTTCCATTATTTAATGTTAAAATGAGCCCAAAATACTCACGTGTATAGGCAACATATTCAACTCGAAGATGAATTGGTTGTATACGACTATGGttccagaaatacctggcccaacaaagaaaacgcaaaaattttgattgtcaataagttcgataccccttttatgataaaaatccTCAAGCTCGtcaaaatagctattaactgcggatatcacctcttcatcgttgaaaaattttcgactaccgagccatttttttaagtctgggaacataaaataaaccgagggggctaaatctggcaaatagtgtgcatgaggtagcaattcaaactgtaattcatcaattttggcaaTCGCAATTACTGATGTGTCAGCTGGTGCATTGTATTTATGAAACAACGCTTTCTTTTTAGCAAAACGCGGAcgtttttgctcgatttcttTGCTCAAAAGTTGCAATAATACCCGTAATACACGCCGgtggattttttctttttcaatataatcaatgaaaattatcccacgcgcatcccaaaaatcCGTTGTCAGAAGCTTGCCTGCAGTCGATCTCTGCCTTATTTGAAGgtggttctcccttttcagtcgaTTGTTTTGATGATTCTCTTGTTTAGGgtatgaagtgatggacccacgtttcatccatggttatgtaaaaattcggctttatttatactatatacTTTCTATAATACAAAACAACGAagcgtcttcaaatttgaagcCCGTACTGTGTAgattaaatacttttaaatacagaagtatttttcaagcaattacaATGTACTTTTgaaaccatcctcgtatatattacAAACACAATGAATACGAGATTTACCTCCAGAAAGAAATTTCATTGTCTAGaaggaaaattaaaaactaggataaattttcaatgcattttattattcaaattacaatATCCTCAtatatttcttctaaaaatatttacttaaataagGATACTagaagtaatataaaaaatagtactATCACAataccaataattattttacactgaaataaaaatatttagatatagttgagattcaataaaattttattaatattacctttaagtactttcgctttttcTTTGAAGCATTATCTAAAATTCTTGGTGTTTTTCCAACAAATTCTCTTGCTAATTCTGCTTGATAATCGACTCTGTCAATCAAATCTtgctaaaaattatataaaattttctcacaTACATTCAGTTACATTCcttaacattttaaaataatgagcCATATGTCAGTAAAGGATATGAGGTCAGCAGCAGACCTCtatcaatcaaatcaaattaccTGTGTATCCACCAAAATTGCCATTTGAAGGAACAAATCCCTGACTTCAACTAACAtactttctatttttaaaagctGCTGGTGTCTTTCTTCAATATCTGCCAGAATTCTTTTGGCTTCTTGTGTTTCTGCTAAAATctaaatgtaacaaaaaaattcaactgcTTTTGTTATATAACATCATAAACAAAATGACACTGaattaaaagaagaagtttAACTACTGCATTTCAACTAACATCATCTGCAGATCAAACAAACCCTTCAATTTAAAGATATTAGACTGTACTAATTTagtacaaatataaattattgtagTTTACAGTGCTGAAGAATAAAGATGTGATTTTAATCAACTCtttataacaatatattatatataataatttgtcttattacaaatttaaaacCTTACATTGTCTGTGAAGACCTGAATATCGGTTTTGTTATCTAAAAGAGCAACTAACTCTTCATCTGTAACCCTAACGCCTTTAGCAATAAGTTGCGCttccaaatttgatttttgtatatttttaaagttttccAATTCCTCACTGTTCTTCTTAAAAACCTTCATATATCGAGTTCTCAATGTATTATATTGAATAGATTTTATTCTTCCCTCGGCCGATTCGTTATCTGATCTAGTCacttcttcttctagttctttaagttttccatttattttatgaaatatactcgtattgttttgaaataaatcttCTAATTTGTAGGTTAGCTCTAAAACCAAAACCAAACATAATTCTTCTAAGCATATTATAGTCTTAATATGGGGATCGTGCGTGAAATCAGCACTACTGTCGAAGTAAGCGCTCCTAGTGTTCCTTTGCCGAAGATAGTGGGCTCAAAACATTCATTGAAAACAACATGTCAATAATATTATACGTGGCCAAAATGATGCAAAAGTGAAAAAGTTATTCGCGATTTCTATGgtgtatttgaaaaaacaaatttgcaATTGTCATAACCGCTAAAGTTGTGCCACAAACGAGTGTGTCAAATACATATAATGTGAAAGTTTTGGTACttatacaaattaaattaaaaactctttattacaatttaattaaaacCCTCAAAAATCTTGACATGTGAA is from Diorhabda sublineata isolate icDioSubl1.1 chromosome 1, icDioSubl1.1, whole genome shotgun sequence and encodes:
- the LOC130451108 gene encoding syntaxin-1A-like; translation: MTKDRLADLIKAQDKQTTNDVKVTINTQVDQNGVDLKKTFERAEVIGQWIEGVERNVETIRHYLRQLISPNFTELTYKLEDLFQNNTSIFHKINGKLKELEEEVTRSDNESAEGRIKSIQYNTLRTRYMKVFKKNSEELENFKNIQKSNLEAQLIAKGVRVTDEELVALLDNKTDIQVFTDNILAETQEAKRILADIEERHQQLLKIESMLVEVRDLFLQMAILVDTQQDLIDRVDYQAELAREFVGKTPRILDNASKKKRKYLKCKIIIGIVIVLFFILLLVSLFK